The Arachis hypogaea cultivar Tifrunner chromosome 19, arahy.Tifrunner.gnm2.J5K5, whole genome shotgun sequence genome has a window encoding:
- the LOC140181779 gene encoding uncharacterized protein isoform X1, whose translation MTQNFHLKKILKTAYQKLLRTIADNFSIITIVKRQRRNVRKMLRIDQSNFTPILADRKACRNDKEGELYLLTHKRPNGSYIHDAARAIGERIEAIEQRDESSRLLSQNDSLAQALGKEHSDRVRGMGLGPTSSQVFGMNSHQLSNGFEREETDERIIYTLFGIVFSMFLVGSSYF comes from the exons ATGACTCAAAACTTTCACTTGAAGAAAATATTGAAAACTGCCTACCAGAAATTACTGCGGACCATTGCAGATAATTTTTCGATTATCACAATAGTGAAGAGACAaag GAGAAATGTAAGAAAAATGTTGAGAATCGATCAAAGCAACTTTACACCCATACTGGCGGATCGAAAAGCCTG TCGGAACGACAAGGAAGGAGAGTTGTATCTCTTAACGCACAAAAGACCTAATGGCTCCTATATCCATGATGCAGCTCGGGCTATTGGA GAAAGAATTGAGGCTATTGAGCAACGTGATGAATCCTCTAGACTGTTGTCTCAGAATGATTCGCTTGCTCAAGCTCTCGGAAAGGAGCACTCGGATAGGGTGCGTGGCATGGGTTTGGGGCCGACTTCTAGTCAAGTCTTCGGTATGAATTCCCATCAGTTGAGCAATGGTTTTGAAAGGGaggagactgatgagcggataatttatacgctttttggcattgtttttagtatgtttttagtaggatctagttacttttag
- the LOC140181779 gene encoding uncharacterized protein isoform X2, whose protein sequence is MTQNFHLKKILKTAYQKLLRTIADNFSIITIVKRQRRNVRKMLRIDQSNFTPILADRKACRNDKEGELYLLTHKRPNGSYIHDAARAIGERIEAIEQRDESSRLLSQNDSLAQALGKEHSDRVRGMGLGPTSSQVFGIFWLKLRDLSRNQIQRLKKDC, encoded by the exons ATGACTCAAAACTTTCACTTGAAGAAAATATTGAAAACTGCCTACCAGAAATTACTGCGGACCATTGCAGATAATTTTTCGATTATCACAATAGTGAAGAGACAaag GAGAAATGTAAGAAAAATGTTGAGAATCGATCAAAGCAACTTTACACCCATACTGGCGGATCGAAAAGCCTG TCGGAACGACAAGGAAGGAGAGTTGTATCTCTTAACGCACAAAAGACCTAATGGCTCCTATATCCATGATGCAGCTCGGGCTATTGGA GAAAGAATTGAGGCTATTGAGCAACGTGATGAATCCTCTAGACTGTTGTCTCAGAATGATTCGCTTGCTCAAGCTCTCGGAAAGGAGCACTCGGATAGGGTGCGTGGCATGGGTTTGGGGCCGACTTCTAGTCAAGTCTTCG gtattttctggctgaaattgagggacttgagcagaaatcagattcagaggttgaagaaggactgctga
- the LOC112777011 gene encoding aspartic proteinase A2, whose translation MQADVDAKIAQAGVPKKRTFKKFSFRGVDLDALLTCAPMNSFQRGLTRKPMALIKKLRKAILCYFHSKYKSKISITYTEIGTSCKIPYGHGSIYRFFSQDVVKVRDIIIKDQLFAESTKEGSLALLALHDDGILGLEFEDISIGEVTPVWYNIIDQGYIYQNVFSLCLNKDPMAEIEGEIVIGGINSRHFRGEHTYVLISQKGYWQIDVGDVLLANRSTGKAIQEEEEEEEEKEEPPYANLEEEEGGGEEEEGGGEEEELMCANLEEEEEEEEEEEKNSILCSINVLTAIMCYCIAIVALSDKWKIL comes from the exons ATGCAG GCTGACGTGGATGCAAAGATAGCGCAAGCTGGAGTACCAAAGAAGAGGACGTTCAAGAAGTTCAGTTTCAGAGGCGTGGATCTCGATGCACTCTTGACATGTGCACCAATGAACTC GTTTCAGCGCGGTTTGACTCGCAAGCCTATGGCGCTCATCAAGAAGCTGCGTAAGGCA ATTCTTTGCTATTTTCATTCCAAGTACAAGTCAAAGATATCTATCACCTATACTGAAATTG GCACATCTTGCAAAATCCCTTATGGCCATGGATCCATTTATAGATTCTTCAGCCAAGATGTTGTAAAAGTTAGGGATATCATCATCAAAGACCAA TTATTCGCTGAAAGTACAAAGGAAGGATCATTGGCCCTTTTAGCTTTGCATGATGATGGGATACTTGGACTTGAATTCGAAGATATTTCAATTGGGGAAGTCACACCAGTGTG GTACAATATAATAGATCAAGGGTACATATATCAAAATGTTTTCTCTCTTTGTCTAAATAAAGATCCAATGGCAGAGATAGAGGGTGAGATTGTCATTGGTGGTATTAACTCAAGACACTTTAGAGGTGAACACACTTATGTTCTAATATCTCAAAAGGGTTATTGGCAG ATTGATGTTGGAGATGTTCTACTTGCAAATAGATCAACAG GAAAGGCtattcaagaagaggaagaagaagaagaagaaaaagaagaacctcCGTATGCgaatttggaagaagaagaaggaggaggagaagaagaagaaggaggaggagaagaagaagaacttatgTGTGCgaatttggaagaagaagaagaagaagaagaagaagaagagaaaaattcaattTTGTGTAGCATTAATGTTTTGACTGCGATTATGTGCTATTGTATTGCGATCGTAGCTCTAAGTGACAAATGGAAAATTCTATGA